From a region of the Cucumis sativus cultivar 9930 chromosome 6, Cucumber_9930_V3, whole genome shotgun sequence genome:
- the LOC101214967 gene encoding probable indole-3-acetic acid-amido synthetase GH3.1: MAVSSSVSHAKALQFIEEITTNADSVQQKVLAEILNRNSDTEYLKRFQLSRTASRDEFKSNVRVVTYEDLQPDIQRIANGDRSPIFSSHPISEFLTSSGTSAGERKLMPTIKEEMERRQLLYSLLMPIMNKYVPGLDKGKGLYFLFVKAETKTTGGLLARPVLTSYYKSDIFKTRPYDPFNDYTSPNEAILCANSFQSMYTQMLCGLLMREQVLRVGAVFASGLLRAIHFLQHNWKQLAHDISTATLNPKITDPCLRECIVSKYLTNPNPELAELISKECSTEEWEGIITRIWPNTKYLDVIVTGAMAQYIPTLEFYSGGLPMACTMYASSECYFGVNLNPMCKPSDVTYTIMPNMCYCEFIPLDNDMSSSPTQLVDLADVEVGKEYELVITTYSGLCRYRVGDILHVTGFHNAAPQFRFVRRKNVLLSIDSDKTDEAELQKAIDNAALLLRGFNTSVVEYTSYADTKTIPGHYVIYWELLVKDEETGNFPPGEILNQCCLAIEESLNSVYRQGRVADNSIGPLEIRVVRNGTFEELMDYAISRGASINQYKAPRCVNFTPIIELLDSRVTSVHFSPSKPHWTPERRG, from the exons atggcTGTTAGTTCTTCGGTTTCCCATGCCAAGGCTCTCCAATTCATTGAGGAGATTACTACAAATGCTGACTCGGTTCAACAAAAGGTGTTGGCTGAGATTTTGAATCGGAATTCTGATACGGAGTATTTGAAACGGTTTCAACTGAGTAGAACCGCCAGTCGAGATGAATTTAAGTCAAATGTTCGAGTGGTTACTTACGAAGATCTTCAACCCGATATCCAACGTATTGCTAATGGCGATCGCTCCCCTATTTTTTCCTCTCATCCCATTTCTGAGTTTCTTACCAG ttcTGGGACATCCGCTGGGGAGAGGAAACTAATGCCGacaattaaagaagaaatggaacGTCGTCAGCTACTTTACAGCCTTCTCATGCCCATCATGAACAA gTATGTGCCGGGGTTGGACAAAGGGAAAGGACTTTACTTTTTATTCGTGAAGGCAGAAACAAAGACCACTGGAGGACTACTGGCACGTCCGGTACTCACTAGCTACTATAAGAGTGACATCTTCAAGACAAGACCATATGATCCTTTCAATGACTACACTAGCCCAAACGAGGCCATTCTATGCGCCAATTCCTTCCAAAGCATGTACACTCAGATGTTATGTGGTTTATTGATGCGTGAGCAAGTCCTCCGTGTTGGCGCCGTTTTCGCCTCCGGTCTCCTCCGTGCCATTCACTTCCTCCAGCACAACTGGAAACAGCTTGCACACGACATCTCCACCGCAACCTTAAATCCCAAAATCACGGACCCTTGTCTCCGTGAATGTATAGTCTCCAAATATTTAACAAACCCGAATCCGGAGCTGGCGGAACTCATCTCAAAGGAATGCTCGACGGAGGAGTGGGAAGGGATTATCACGAGAATATGGCCAAATACTAAATATTTGGATGTGATTGTGACGGGAGCCATGGCTCAGTATATTCCCACTCTCGAATTTTACAGCGGTGGCTTACCCATGGCTTGCACTATGTATGCTTCTTCCGAGTGTTATTTTGGGGTAAATTTAAACCCAATGTGTAAACCCTCGGATGTAACTTACACCATCATGCCAAACATGTGCTACTGCGAATTCATCCCCCTCGACAACGATATGTCGTCTTCTCCAACTCAGCTTGTTGACCTCGCTGACGTGGAAGTAGGGAAAGAGTACGAGCTCGTGATCACAACATACTCTGGACTCTGTCGTTACCGAGTCGGAGACATCCTACACGTCACTGGGTTCCACAACGCAGCCCCACAGTTTCGATTCGTGAGGAGGAAGAATGTTCTTTTGAGCATTGATTCCGACAAGACAGATGAAGCCGAGTTACAGAAGGCCATAGACAACGCCGCGTTGTTGTTGCGGGGGTTTAACACTAGCGTGGTGGAGTATACGAGCTATGCGGATACGAAAACAATCCCGGGACATTACGTCATTTATTGGGAGCTTCTTGTGAAAGACGAAGAAACTGGAAATTTCCCTCCAGGAGAGATTTTAAATCAGTGTTGTTTGGCTATTGAAGAGAGTTTGAACTCGGTTTACCGACAAGGCCGAGTTGCGGATAACTCAATTGGACCGTTGGAGATTAGGGTGGTGAGAAATGGGACATTTGAAGAGCTAATGGACTATGCGATCTCGAGGGGTGCGTCGATCAACCAGTACAAGGCGCCACGGTGCGTCAACTTCACACCCATTATCGAGCTTCTCGACTCTAGGGTGACTTCTGTTCACTTTAGTCCATCCAAGCCACACTGGACACCAGAACGACGCGGCTAG